A stretch of the Rhodothermales bacterium genome encodes the following:
- a CDS encoding PorV/PorQ family protein gives MMKRFLPVLVVFFGLAFLASGPLHAQLLPSLGGERAGTSGFQFLKIPVDARSAALGQTVVASASDVGALYWNPALIARSPGIQAGFYHTAYFVDVSLDFAGLVYPISGTNMVVGASIQTMDSGEMDVTTEFQPFGTGQTFRLRDMAVGLSFSQQLTDLFSYGVTSKYVRESVAGLVASTVVFDVGFFYAVGTSGLDLAVSVRNFGLDGTPEGELERRVIAPNPQVIETEFEALTPPTTFHLAVVYRVLDDHASQSLDISAQLNNPNDNAENWNVGLEYGWNRMLYLRTGYRFGIEEYTTPSFGVGLRVPVGGPDLRFDYGFNRLERLGNVNRIGLNLTL, from the coding sequence ATGATGAAGCGATTCCTGCCTGTACTTGTCGTGTTTTTCGGCCTTGCCTTCCTGGCCAGTGGACCGCTCCACGCCCAACTCCTGCCTTCCCTCGGAGGTGAACGGGCCGGCACGTCCGGTTTCCAGTTCCTGAAGATTCCCGTCGATGCCCGCTCCGCCGCGCTGGGTCAGACGGTTGTCGCCAGTGCGTCTGACGTCGGGGCGCTCTACTGGAATCCGGCCTTGATTGCCCGCTCGCCGGGAATCCAGGCAGGCTTCTACCATACGGCCTACTTCGTGGACGTATCCCTTGATTTCGCTGGACTTGTGTATCCGATTTCCGGAACGAACATGGTGGTGGGTGCCAGTATCCAGACCATGGACTCGGGAGAGATGGATGTCACCACGGAATTCCAGCCTTTCGGGACCGGTCAGACGTTCCGCCTGCGGGACATGGCCGTGGGTCTTTCCTTCTCCCAACAGTTGACGGACCTCTTCTCGTACGGGGTCACGTCGAAATACGTACGGGAAAGTGTAGCGGGACTGGTGGCCTCGACCGTGGTGTTCGATGTCGGATTCTTCTACGCGGTAGGCACGTCCGGCCTTGACCTGGCCGTCAGCGTCCGCAACTTCGGACTGGACGGCACGCCTGAGGGAGAACTGGAACGGCGGGTCATTGCACCGAACCCCCAGGTGATCGAGACGGAGTTCGAAGCGCTCACTCCGCCCACGACCTTCCATCTGGCGGTCGTCTACCGTGTGTTGGATGATCATGCCTCGCAGTCGCTGGATATCTCGGCACAGTTGAACAACCCCAATGACAATGCCGAGAACTGGAATGTCGGTCTGGAGTACGGCTGGAACCGGATGTTGTATTTGCGTACCGGCTACCGCTTCGGAATCGAGGAGTACACGACCCCCAGTTTCGGAGTGGGTCTCCGGGTCCCCGTTGGTGGCCCTGATCTCCGTTTCGACTATGGATTCAACCGGCTGGAACGGTTGGGCAACGTAAACCGGATTGGACTGAACCTGACGCTGTGA